In Musa acuminata AAA Group cultivar baxijiao chromosome BXJ2-3, Cavendish_Baxijiao_AAA, whole genome shotgun sequence, the following proteins share a genomic window:
- the LOC103978409 gene encoding probable GABA transporter 2 isoform X2: protein MSARESRKSRSTPDLIPLLNRNPNPPLIFLRRRLLPRPSQVCLTWPHHVRRHALAATIFHFFASWIVASPRSSSASSSSMGEASPVPPPPDAGAAFVLESKGSWWHAGFHLTTAIVGPTILTLPYAFRGLGWGVGLAALTVVGAVTFYAYTLMSKVLDHCEKQGRRHIRFRELAADVLGSGWMFYFVVFFQTAINTGVSIGCVLLAGECLKVTPEMLLRGTIHWTHPGFREPSMPSRPSPSWLRSMEMEYFRKSRYSYMSAVSASNCLLLTHQAAPMQATMAPPATGKMVKGLMLCYSVIIVTFYSAAVSGYWTFGNKVNSNVLNSLLPDSGPSLAPTWLLGLAVVFVLLQLLAIGLVYSQVAYEIIEKNSADIKKSKFSKRNLVPRLILRTLYMAFCGFMAAMLPFFGDIVAVVGAIGFIPLDFVLPMLLYNISIGPSKRSAIHWINIFIMVVFTGVGIMGAFASIRKLVLDAHQFKLFSNDVVG from the exons ATGTCTGCCCGGGAAAGCCGGAAGTCGCGTTCGACCCCCGATCTAATCCCTCTCCTTAACCGAAATCCCAATCCTCCATTAATCTTCcttcgtcgtcgtcttcttcctcGTCCATCGCAAGTATGCCTCACCTGGCCCCACCACGTACGTAGACACGCACTCGCTGCAACGATATTTCATTTCTTTGCTTCGTGGATCGTCGCCTCTCCCCGGTCTtcctctgcctcctcctcctccatgggGGAAGCGTCGCCGGTGCCGCCTCCGCCCGACGCCGGCGCCGCCTTCGTCCTCGAATCGAAGG GGAGTTGGTGGCACGCGGGGTTCCATCTCACGACGGCGATCGTCGGCCCCACAATCCTGACGCTGCCGTACGCATTCCGAGGGCTGGGCTGGGGCGTGGGGCTGGCGGCGCTGACGGTCGTGGGCGCCGTCACCTTCTACGCCTACACCCTCATGTCCAAGGTCCTGGATCACTGCGAGAAGCAAGGCCGACGGCACATCCGGTTCCGGGAACTCGCCGCCGACGTCTTGG GCTCCGGTTGGATGTTCTACTTCGTGGTGTTCTTCCAGACTGCCATCAACACCGGAGTGAGCATCGGCTGCGTCTTGCTCGCCGGAGAATGCCTCAAG GTTACTCCAGAAATGCTCCTCCGAGGAACTATTCATTGGACTCATCCAGGGTTCAGAGAACCTTCAATGCCTTCACGTCCATCTCCATCCTGGCTTCGCTCTATGGAAATGGAATACTTCCGGAAATCCAGGTACAGCTACATGAGTGCGGTGTCTGCATCAAATTGTCTCTTGTTGACCCACCAAGCTGCACCGATGCAGGCAACCATGGCACCTCCAGCCACCGGGAAGATGGTGAAAGGGCTGATGCTGTGCTACTCCGTGATCATCGTGACGTTCTACTCGGCTGCAGTCTCTGGTTACTGGACCTTCGGAAACAAGGTGAACTCCAATGTGCTCAACAGCCTTCTTCCCGACTCGGGACCTTCCCTGGCACCCACATGGCTTCTGGGGCTTGCGGTCGTCTTCGTCCTCCTCCAACTCTTAGCCATTGGCTTG GTTTACTCCCAGGTCGCTTACGAGATCATCGAGAAGAATTCAGCCGACATCAAGAAGAGCAAGTTCTCCAAGAGAAACCTCGTGCCCAGGCTGATCCTTAGAACGCTCTACATGGCGTTCTGTGGATTCATGGCTGCAATGCTCCCGTTCTTTGGCGACATCGTTGCCGTCGTCGGCGCGATCGGGTTCATCCCTCTGGATTTCGTACTCCCCATGCTTCTGTACAACATTTCCATCGGCCCTTCCAAGCGCTCGGCGATCCACTGGATCAACATCTTCATCATGGTTGTGTTCACCGGAGTCGGCATCATGGGGGCGTTCGCCTCCATCAGGAAGCTGGTGCTCGACGCCC
- the LOC135607723 gene encoding acyl-lipid (9-3)-desaturase-like, with the protein MAQEGEGEKRYITVEELRKHNAATDLWISIQGGVYDVTDWIKDHPGGDLPLLSLAGQDATDAFVAYHPASAWAHLGRFFVGYLDGYCVTDVSRDYRRLVAEFSKSGLFDEKGRVALFTICFMLFLLVTAVSGVLLSESALVHALCGGMTGFLWIQSGWIGHDSGHYRIVRNPRLNRVAQIISGNCLTGLSIGWWKRNHNAHHIACNSLDFDPDLQHMPLFAVSSKFFASMTSYFYERKMNFDAVARFLISYQHWTFYPVMCFARINLLAQSILLLLSKKNVPNRWQEITGVAVFWIWYPLLVSCLPNWGERITFVVASLAVTGIQHVQFCLNHFSSSVYVGPPQGNDWFEKQTMGTLDVSCSPWMDWFHGGLQFQVEHHLFPRLPRCHLRKVSPFVRELCKKHKLPYNIASFWEANAMTVRTLRAAALQAQDLANPVPKNLVWEAVNTHG; encoded by the coding sequence ATGGCTCAGGAAGGCGAGGGGGAGAAGAGGTACATCACCGTGGAAGAGCTCCGCAAGCACAATGCCGCCACCGATCTCTGGATCTCCATCCAGGGTGGGGTCTACGACGTCACCGACTGGATCAAGGACCACCCCGGCGGCGACCTCCCCCTCCTCAGCCTCGCCGGCCAGGACGCTACCGATGCGTTCGTCGCCTACCACCCCGCCTCCGCCTGGGCCCACCTTGGCCGCTTCTTCGTCGGTTACCTCGACGGCTACTGCGTTACCGACGTCTCCCGCGACTACCGCCGCCTCGTCGCCGAGTTCTCCAAGTCCGGCCTATTCGATGAGAAGGGCCGCGTCGCCCTCTTCACCATCTGCTTTATGCTCTTCCTCCTCGTGACCGCCGTCTCCGGCGTGCTTCTCTCGGAGAGCGCCCTCGTCCACGCCCTCTGCGGCGGCATGACGGGCTTCCTCTGGATCCAGTCCGGCTGGATCGGGCACGACTCCGGACACTACCGGATCGTCCGGAATCCACGCCTCAACCGGGTCGCCCAGATAATCTCAGGAAATTGCCTCACGGGCCTCAGCATTGGGTGGTGGAAGAGGAACCACAACGCCCACCACATCGCCTGCAACAGCCTCGATTTCGACCCCGACCTACAGCACATGCCCCTCTTCGCGGTGTCGTCCAAGTTCTTTGCCTCGATGACATCGTACTTCTACGAGAGGAAGATGAACTTCGACGCCGTCGCGAGGTTCCTGATCAGCTACCAGCACTGGACGTTCTACCCGGTGATGTGCTTCGCCAGGATCAATCTGCTCGCGCAATCCATACTGCTGCTGCTTTCGAAGAAGAATGTGCCCAATAGATGGCAGGAGATCACCGGGGTTGCCGTCTTCTGGATCTGGTACCCTCTGCTCGTCTCGTGTTTGCCGAATTGGGGAGAGCGGATCACGTTCGTCGTCGCTAGCTTGGCGGTCACCGGGATTCAGCACGTTCAATTCTGCTTGAACCACTTTTCTTCCAGCGTCTACGTCGGGCCGCCGCAGGGCAATGACTGGTTTGAGAAGCAGACGATGGGGACGCTGGACGTCTCTTGCTCGCCATGGATGGATTGGTTCCATGGGGGTTTGCAGTTCCAGGTGGAGCACCATCTGTTCCCTCGACTGCCGAGGTGCCATCTCAGGAAGGTCTCACCTTTTGTGAGGGAACTCTGCAAGAAGCATAAGCTGCCATACAATATTGCCTCGTTCTGGGAGGCCAATGCCATGACTGTTCGGACGCTTAGAGCTGCTGCATTGCAAGCTCAGGACTTGGCAAACCCAGTTCCAAAGAACTTGGTCTGGGAAGCTGTTAACACCCATGGGTGA
- the LOC103978407 gene encoding ubiquitin-conjugating enzyme E2-17 kDa-like, with translation MASRRIIKELKDLQRDPPTSCSAGPVAEDMFHWQATIMGPPDSPYAGGVFLVTIHFPPDYPFKPPKVAFKTKVFHPNINSNGSICLDILKEQWSPALTISKVLLSICSLLTDPNPDDPLVPEIAHMYKADKAKYETTARSWTQRYAMG, from the exons ATGGCTTCGAGGCGGATCATCAAGGAGCTGAAGGATCTCCAGAGGGATCCCCCGACTTCATGTAGCGCAG GGCCAGTGGCTGAAGACATGTTTCATTGGCAAGCTACAATAATGGGTCCACCAGACAGTCCATATGCAGGGGGAGTTTTTCTTGTCACTATCCACTTCCCTCCAGATTATCCATTCAAGCCACCTAAG GTTGCTTTCAAGACGAAGGTTTTCCACCCAAATATTAATAGCAATGGAAGCATTTGCCTGGACATCTTAAAGGAACAATGGAGCCCTGCATTGACTATTTCCAAG GTGCTGTTGTCAATCTGCTCCCTCTTAACTGATCCAAACCCAGACGATCCTTTGGTACCAGAGATCGCCCATATGTACAAGGCAGATAAGGCCAAGTATGAGACCACGGCAAGGAGCTGGACCCAGAGGTATGCAATGGGCTAA
- the LOC103978409 gene encoding probable GABA transporter 2 isoform X1, translating into MSARESRKSRSTPDLIPLLNRNPNPPLIFLRRRLLPRPSQVCLTWPHHVRRHALAATIFHFFASWIVASPRSSSASSSSMGEASPVPPPPDAGAAFVLESKGSWWHAGFHLTTAIVGPTILTLPYAFRGLGWGVGLAALTVVGAVTFYAYTLMSKVLDHCEKQGRRHIRFRELAADVLGSGWMFYFVVFFQTAINTGVSIGCVLLAGECLKIMYSSLSPDGPLRLYHFIVMVTVVLILLSQLPSFHSLRHINLVSLFLSLGYTTLVAAGCINAGYSRNAPPRNYSLDSSRVQRTFNAFTSISILASLYGNGILPEIQATMAPPATGKMVKGLMLCYSVIIVTFYSAAVSGYWTFGNKVNSNVLNSLLPDSGPSLAPTWLLGLAVVFVLLQLLAIGLVYSQVAYEIIEKNSADIKKSKFSKRNLVPRLILRTLYMAFCGFMAAMLPFFGDIVAVVGAIGFIPLDFVLPMLLYNISIGPSKRSAIHWINIFIMVVFTGVGIMGAFASIRKLVLDAHQFKLFSNDVVG; encoded by the exons ATGTCTGCCCGGGAAAGCCGGAAGTCGCGTTCGACCCCCGATCTAATCCCTCTCCTTAACCGAAATCCCAATCCTCCATTAATCTTCcttcgtcgtcgtcttcttcctcGTCCATCGCAAGTATGCCTCACCTGGCCCCACCACGTACGTAGACACGCACTCGCTGCAACGATATTTCATTTCTTTGCTTCGTGGATCGTCGCCTCTCCCCGGTCTtcctctgcctcctcctcctccatgggGGAAGCGTCGCCGGTGCCGCCTCCGCCCGACGCCGGCGCCGCCTTCGTCCTCGAATCGAAGG GGAGTTGGTGGCACGCGGGGTTCCATCTCACGACGGCGATCGTCGGCCCCACAATCCTGACGCTGCCGTACGCATTCCGAGGGCTGGGCTGGGGCGTGGGGCTGGCGGCGCTGACGGTCGTGGGCGCCGTCACCTTCTACGCCTACACCCTCATGTCCAAGGTCCTGGATCACTGCGAGAAGCAAGGCCGACGGCACATCCGGTTCCGGGAACTCGCCGCCGACGTCTTGG GCTCCGGTTGGATGTTCTACTTCGTGGTGTTCTTCCAGACTGCCATCAACACCGGAGTGAGCATCGGCTGCGTCTTGCTCGCCGGAGAATGCCTCAAG ATCATGTACTCCAGTCTTTCTCCTGATGGTCCCTTGAGGCTGTATCACTTCATCGTTATGGTGACAGTGGTGCTGATCCTTCTCTCGCAGCTGCCATCCTTCCACTCTCTCCGGCACATCAATCTGGtctccctttttctgagcttgggTTACACTACTCTCGTAGCTGCAGGCTGCATCAACGCAG GTTACTCCAGAAATGCTCCTCCGAGGAACTATTCATTGGACTCATCCAGGGTTCAGAGAACCTTCAATGCCTTCACGTCCATCTCCATCCTGGCTTCGCTCTATGGAAATGGAATACTTCCGGAAATCCAG GCAACCATGGCACCTCCAGCCACCGGGAAGATGGTGAAAGGGCTGATGCTGTGCTACTCCGTGATCATCGTGACGTTCTACTCGGCTGCAGTCTCTGGTTACTGGACCTTCGGAAACAAGGTGAACTCCAATGTGCTCAACAGCCTTCTTCCCGACTCGGGACCTTCCCTGGCACCCACATGGCTTCTGGGGCTTGCGGTCGTCTTCGTCCTCCTCCAACTCTTAGCCATTGGCTTG GTTTACTCCCAGGTCGCTTACGAGATCATCGAGAAGAATTCAGCCGACATCAAGAAGAGCAAGTTCTCCAAGAGAAACCTCGTGCCCAGGCTGATCCTTAGAACGCTCTACATGGCGTTCTGTGGATTCATGGCTGCAATGCTCCCGTTCTTTGGCGACATCGTTGCCGTCGTCGGCGCGATCGGGTTCATCCCTCTGGATTTCGTACTCCCCATGCTTCTGTACAACATTTCCATCGGCCCTTCCAAGCGCTCGGCGATCCACTGGATCAACATCTTCATCATGGTTGTGTTCACCGGAGTCGGCATCATGGGGGCGTTCGCCTCCATCAGGAAGCTGGTGCTCGACGCCC
- the LOC135607722 gene encoding allene oxide cyclase, chloroplastic-like — translation MASLSAPSLGFSLSNSSRKLSGLQQNTSPASLRLGSSPSNKLQLKSMRGRPQSSAINVSLSSTNHPSLESGGGPATNVQEMCIYEINELDRNSPAYLRLSQKDVNSLGDLVPFSNKVYSGDLQKRLGITAGLCVLIQHVPERVGDRYEAIYSFYFGEYGHISVQGAYLTYEDTYLAVTGGSGVFAGVRGQVKLRQLVFPFKIFYTFYLEGIPDLPEELLCSPVPPSPEVEPTPAAKAAEPHAALNNYTN, via the exons ATGGCTTCTCTCAGTGCTCCATCTCTCGGCTTCAGTCTCTCCAACTCCTCGAGGAAGCTCTCCGGCCTCCAACAGAACACCTCTCCTGCATCACTCAGGCTCGGCTCCTCGCCGAGCAACAAACTGCAGCTGAAATCGATGCGTGGAAGGCCTCAGTCATCCGCCATCAACGTCTCCCTTTCCTCCACCAACCACCCATCTCTCGAGTCCGGTGGTGGACCAG CTACCAACGTGCAGGAAATGTGTATCTACGAGATCAACGAGCTCGACCGCAACAGCCCGGCCTACCTTCGTTTGAGCCAGAAGGACGTCAACTCCCTCGGCGACCTCGTCCCCTTCAGCAACAAG GTATACTCCGGGGACTTACAGAAGCGGCTGGGAATCACGGCGGGGCTGTGCGTGCTGATCCAGCACGTCCCGGAGCGCGTCGGCGACCGCTACGAGGCCATCTACAGCTTCTACTTCGGCGAGTACGGGCACATCTCGGTGCAGGGGGCGTACTTGACGTACGAGGACACGTACCTGGCCGTCACCGGTGGGTCCGGCGTGTTCGCGGGCGTCCGCGGCCAGGTGAAGCTGCGCCAGCTCGTGTTCCCCTTCAAGATCTTCTACACCTTCTACCTCGAGGGCATCCCCGACCTCCCCGAGGAGCTGCTCTGCTCTCCGGTGCCGCCTTCGCCGGAGGTCGAGCCCACGCCTGCCGCCAAGGCCGCGGAACCCCACGCCGCCCTCAACAACTACACCAATTAG
- the LOC103978404 gene encoding probable protein ABIL1, producing the protein MQQWRSESGAMTFDEVSMERSKTFVKALQELKNLRPQLYSAAEYCEKSYLHGEQKQMVLDNLKNYAVRALVNAIDHLGTVAYKLTDLFEQQMLDISTIEMKISSLNERTFTCQAYVDKEGLNQLQMSARTSRHHKHYILPDSVGNDVQNKSHIPADGNVNPIQAKSHSHAPGKSTSKTLSWHLASEVNSASNGSPLTAPCTQDAKTPKVNSEVFHLLVAEEPAPSLPLSSHPRASNGNVTFDMTSDKFGSMDPLGASKPSTSKTFGSLSKLEIYRPHSRSKSMLSAFFTKNKTFKTRKVSVP; encoded by the exons ATGCAGCAATGGCGGTCGGAGAGCGGCGCCATGACCTTCGACGAGGTCTCCATGGAGAGGAGCAAGACCTTCGTCAAGGCTCTGCAG GAACTCAAGAACCTGAGACCACAGCTCTACTCTGCTGCTGAGTATTGTGAAAAGTCTTACCTTCATGGTGAACAGAAACAGAT GGTATTGGATAATCTAAAGAATTATGCTGTTCGAGCCCTTGTGAATGCCATAGATCATCTCGGTACAGTTGCTTACAAACTGACAGACCTGTTTGAACAACAAATGCTTGATATATCAACCATAGAAATGAAGATTTCATCTTTAAATGAG CGAACTTTTACTTGCCAAGCTTATGTTGATAAAGAAGGTCTTAATCAGCTTCAAATGTCAGCAAGAACTTCGAGACATCACAAGCATTACATTTTACCAG ATTCTGTCGGTAACGATGTGCAGAATAAATCACATATACCAGCTGATGGCAATGTGAATCCTATTCAAGCAAAATCTCATTCTCATGCTCCAG GAAAATCCACATCAAAAACTCTTTCGTGGCACCTAGCTTCAGAAGTTAATTCTGCATCAAATGGATCTCCCCTTACAGCACCATG CACTCAGGACGCTAAAACCCCTAAAGTGAATTCTGAAGTCTTCCACCTTTTAG TTGCAGAAGAGCCTGCTCCATCACTGCCCTTATCAAGTCATCCTCGGGCATCTAACGGAAATGTGACTTTTGATATGACTTCAGACAAATTTGGCTCGATG GATCCTTTGGGGGCTTCAAAGCCATCAACATCCAAAACCTTTGGCAGTCTCAGTAAGCTTGAGATATATAGGCCTCATTCTCGCAGTAAGAGCATGCTTTCAGCATTTTTCACCAAAAACAAAACCTTCAAAACAAGAAAGGTTTCAGTCCCCTGA
- the LOC103978409 gene encoding probable GABA transporter 2 isoform X3 produces MSARESRKSRSTPDLIPLLNRNPNPPLIFLRRRLLPRPSQVCLTWPHHVRRHALAATIFHFFASWIVASPRSSSASSSSMGEASPVPPPPDAGAAFVLESKGGELVARGVPSHDGDRRPHNPDAAVRIPRAGLGRGAGGADGRGRRHLLRLHPHVQGPGSLREARPTAHPVPGTRRRRLGLRLDVLLRGVLPDCHQHRSEHRLRLARRRMPQGYSRNAPPRNYSLDSSRVQRTFNAFTSISILASLYGNGILPEIQATMAPPATGKMVKGLMLCYSVIIVTFYSAAVSGYWTFGNKVNSNVLNSLLPDSGPSLAPTWLLGLAVVFVLLQLLAIGLVYSQVAYEIIEKNSADIKKSKFSKRNLVPRLILRTLYMAFCGFMAAMLPFFGDIVAVVGAIGFIPLDFVLPMLLYNISIGPSKRSAIHWINIFIMVVFTGVGIMGAFASIRKLVLDAHQFKLFSNDVVG; encoded by the exons ATGTCTGCCCGGGAAAGCCGGAAGTCGCGTTCGACCCCCGATCTAATCCCTCTCCTTAACCGAAATCCCAATCCTCCATTAATCTTCcttcgtcgtcgtcttcttcctcGTCCATCGCAAGTATGCCTCACCTGGCCCCACCACGTACGTAGACACGCACTCGCTGCAACGATATTTCATTTCTTTGCTTCGTGGATCGTCGCCTCTCCCCGGTCTtcctctgcctcctcctcctccatgggGGAAGCGTCGCCGGTGCCGCCTCCGCCCGACGCCGGCGCCGCCTTCGTCCTCGAATCGAAGGGTGg GGAGTTGGTGGCACGCGGGGTTCCATCTCACGACGGCGATCGTCGGCCCCACAATCCTGACGCTGCCGTACGCATTCCGAGGGCTGGGCTGGGGCGTGGGGCTGGCGGCGCTGACGGTCGTGGGCGCCGTCACCTTCTACGCCTACACCCTCATGTCCAAGGTCCTGGATCACTGCGAGAAGCAAGGCCGACGGCACATCCGGTTCCGGGAACTCGCCGCCGACGTCTTGG GCTCCGGTTGGATGTTCTACTTCGTGGTGTTCTTCCAGACTGCCATCAACACCGGAGTGAGCATCGGCTGCGTCTTGCTCGCCGGAGAATGCCTCAAG GTTACTCCAGAAATGCTCCTCCGAGGAACTATTCATTGGACTCATCCAGGGTTCAGAGAACCTTCAATGCCTTCACGTCCATCTCCATCCTGGCTTCGCTCTATGGAAATGGAATACTTCCGGAAATCCAG GCAACCATGGCACCTCCAGCCACCGGGAAGATGGTGAAAGGGCTGATGCTGTGCTACTCCGTGATCATCGTGACGTTCTACTCGGCTGCAGTCTCTGGTTACTGGACCTTCGGAAACAAGGTGAACTCCAATGTGCTCAACAGCCTTCTTCCCGACTCGGGACCTTCCCTGGCACCCACATGGCTTCTGGGGCTTGCGGTCGTCTTCGTCCTCCTCCAACTCTTAGCCATTGGCTTG GTTTACTCCCAGGTCGCTTACGAGATCATCGAGAAGAATTCAGCCGACATCAAGAAGAGCAAGTTCTCCAAGAGAAACCTCGTGCCCAGGCTGATCCTTAGAACGCTCTACATGGCGTTCTGTGGATTCATGGCTGCAATGCTCCCGTTCTTTGGCGACATCGTTGCCGTCGTCGGCGCGATCGGGTTCATCCCTCTGGATTTCGTACTCCCCATGCTTCTGTACAACATTTCCATCGGCCCTTCCAAGCGCTCGGCGATCCACTGGATCAACATCTTCATCATGGTTGTGTTCACCGGAGTCGGCATCATGGGGGCGTTCGCCTCCATCAGGAAGCTGGTGCTCGACGCCC
- the LOC135583802 gene encoding vacuolar protein sorting-associated protein 25-like, which produces MQRLGDFKLPHFFNYPPYFTLQPVRETREKQKQLWKELILDYCRSQKIFVISLEEDFPLFSNPVVERSLSHEARQVFLAALINEGRAEWIDKSHKKCLILWLRIQDWADYILNFVKENGFEDSVMTIEDIRFGVETRGTELAGIDRGVLLRALKLLEQKGKAAIFKGTSADDEGVKFSA; this is translated from the exons ATGCAGAGATTGGGGGATTTTAAGCTGCCTCACTTCTTCAATTATCCGCCCTACTTCAC TCTACAGCCAGTAAGGGAAACTCGTGAGAAGCAAAAACAACTGTGGAAGGAGCTGATACTTGACTACTGCAGAAGCCAAAAGATATTTGTAATTAGTTTGGAAGAAGATTTTCCCCTCTTTTCTAATCCAGTCGTTGAGA GATCTTTAAGCCATGAGGCAAGGCAGGTATTTCTTGCAGCTCTTATTAATGAAG GACGTGCAGAATGGATTGACAAAAGTCACAAGAAATGTCTAATTCTTTGGCTAAGAATTCAAGATTGGGCCGATTATATTTTGAACTTT GTAAAAGAAAATGGATTTGAAGACAGTGTCATGACTATTGAAGATATACGATTTGGAGTCGAAACACGTGGCACTG AGCTTGCTGGAATAGATCGTGGTGTGCTATTGCGTGCTTTGAAATTATTGGAGCAGAAGGGTAAAGCAGCAATTTTCAAAGGTACCTCAGCCGATGACGAAGGAGTAAAATTCTCTGCTTAA
- the LOC135607721 gene encoding golgin candidate 4-like gives MRGSIATYKESLTRIADGILDAADEPHGPQALATEGEESPRRFPRRSLPRVSPPPGSPIANGVDSGRQDEGNDEVSPNRWQIHISQQNPHPMGNHSSKVNVPKQDGISNGAIQTQEHDAVKRNMELTYANSQGNGQEHPGLFQETNISLAAVKVSLEAEIKQLREQLDQEHESALLLKQKLQEECQLNESYQSELNDLKMDKKRSSIELKELQKDLNKKITELGQLEAELRKRDMEQEHNIPMENAKSMIMTLEKENAKLKIEKDELEKNMKLCMKSSVENTVDSEDTENMALSKRKLEEALEETCTERDKALQELARLKQHILEKELEDSDKMDEDSKMIEELQANCQHQITHISQLEKALKHEIEKKEEFMKLKNDELHKSNEAIIDLMQKLANCRSIVDSKNVELLNLETALGQYYAESEAKERLAKDLAMVREEAAKFFDSLKAANNELEISSREKDEMIAKLTQTERTVSEGKHFIRKLEEDNAKLRRALEQSMTTVNRMSLDSDNCVDRRIVIKLLVTYFQRNHSKEVLDLIVRMLGFTEEDKRRIGFAQHAAGKGIVRGMLGRTGRLVGGFLGGNSPETSSSSDNQSFADLWVDFLLKETEDRERRESSEASGASSSQAGGGTCSKAPENATNIPSSSSSSPTDSRLPSKHGR, from the exons ATGCGGGGTTCGATCGCCACCTACAAGGAGAGCCTCACCCGGATCGCCGACGGGATCTTGGACGCTGCCGACGAGCCCCACGGCCCCCAGGCTCTTGCCACCGAAGGCGAGGAGTCGCCACGTCGGTTTCCCCGCCGGAGCCTGCCGAGGGTATCGCCACCGCCTGGTTCTCCCATCGCCAATGGGGTCGATTCCGGACGCCAGGACGAG GGAAATGATGAAGTGTCCCCCAATAGATGGCAAATACATATTTCCCAACAGAATCCACATCCTATGGGAAACCATTCATCTAAGGTTAATGTTCCCAAGCAGGATGGTATCAGCAATGGGGCCATACAAACGCAAGAGCATGATGCTGTGAAACGAAATATGGAGCTGACATATGCAAATTCACAGGGCAATGGACAG GAGCATCCAGGTTTGTTTCAAGAGACCAACATATCTCTGGCAGCAGTAAAGGTTAGCCTCGAGGctgaaattaaacaactaagggaGCAACTCGACCAAGAGCACGAAAGTGCATTACTTTTAAAACAGAAACTGCAAG AGGAATGCCAGCTGAATGAGTCTTATCAGAGCGAACTTAATGATCTGAAGATGGATAAAAAAAGG AGCTCCATTGAGTTGAAAGAGTTGCAAAAGGACTTAAATAAGAAGATAACAGAATTAGGACAACTAGAAGCGGAACTGAGGAAAAGAGACATGGAACAAGAACATAATATTCCTATGGAGAATGCAAAAAGCATGATTATGACTTTAGAGAAGGAAAATGCAAAGCTAAAG ATAGAGAAGGATGAACTTGAGAAGAATatgaaactttgcatgaagagttCAGTTGAGAATACAGTTGACTCTGAG GATACAGAGAATATGGCACTTTCAAAAAGAAAGTTGGAGGAAGCACTAGAAGAGACCTGCACAGAACGAGACAAAGCATTACAGGAATTGGCCCGACTTAAGCAACACATACTAGAGAAG GAACTTGAAGATTCAGACAAGATGGATGAGGATAGTAAAATGATTGAGGAACTTCAGGCAAACTGTCAACACCAAATAACTCACATATCGCAGTTGGAGAAGGCTCTAAAGCATGAaatagagaagaaagaagagtttATGAAACTTAAAAATGATGAACTTCATAAGTCAAATGAAGCAATTATCGATCTGATGCAAAAACTTGCAAATTGTAGGAGCATAGTTGACTCAAAAAATGTTGAATTGCTAAACCTTGAGACTGCCCTTGGCCAGTACTATGCTGAAAGTGAAGCCAAG GAACGATTGGCAAAAGATTTGGCTATGGTAAGAGAAGAAGCTGCTAAATTTTTTGACTCATTAAAG GCTGCAAACAATGAGCTGGAAATATCAAGTAGAGAAAAAGATGAGATGATTGCTAAACTCACACAGACTGAGAGGACCGTATCAGAAGGAAAGCACTTCATACGTAAACTTGAGGAGGATAATGCAAAGTTACGCCGTGCCCTTGAGCAGAGCATGACAACAGTAAATAGAATGTCTCTGGATTCAGATAACTGCGTTGACAG GCGAATAGTGATCAAATTGTTAGTGACTTACTTCCAGCGGAACCACAGCAAAGAG GTTTTGGACCTTATAGTTCGCATGCTGGGTTTTACCGAGGAAGACAAGCGAAGGATAGGCTTTGCACAACATGCTGCTGGCAAAGGCATCGTTAGGGGCATGTTAGGTCGGACAGGGCGTCTGGTTGGAGGCTTTTTGGGAGGAAATTCACCTGAAACATCATCATCTTCAGATAATCAG TCTTTTGCAGACCTGTGGGTTGACTTTCTTCTCAAAGAAACTGAAGACAGAGAGAGGAGGGAATCTTCGGAAGCATCGGGTGCGTCCAGCAGCCAAGCCGGGGGAGGCACATGCTCGAAAGCCCCAGAGAATGCCACCAACATACCTAGTAGCAGCAGCAGTTCGCCAACGGATTCAAGATTGCCATCGAAACATGGACGATAG